One genomic segment of bacterium includes these proteins:
- a CDS encoding GTP cyclohydrolase I FolE2: MHDNVKNTLPDIMASANPFMDAQVSIPVVGIKNLKLPLTFSFSNALNSKLETQIDVSVSLAQEARGINMSRFVELFSESTVLEYSWKALDELAQRLCQLMGSKSCEIAFGFNYQIDQVSLRTQVRAPRFYPVKIQIKKEHNLPSRVSLNFSFLYSSVCPCSQLLSEHAETFRGVSAVPHSQRSLAVVDLTFAAQQLLTIEAVQSLLVSALKTEVQTLVKRGDEQAFAELNAEHPKFVEDAVRLLYAELRKEPRIEHAQIKVTHFESLHEHDAVAELSY, from the coding sequence ATGCACGATAACGTAAAAAATACACTTCCTGATATCATGGCCTCAGCTAATCCATTTATGGATGCGCAGGTCAGCATTCCAGTTGTGGGCATTAAAAATTTAAAATTACCACTTACATTTTCGTTCTCGAATGCGCTGAATTCAAAATTAGAAACTCAGATTGATGTGAGTGTTAGTTTAGCTCAAGAGGCGCGGGGGATTAATATGTCGCGCTTTGTTGAATTATTTTCTGAATCTACAGTGCTTGAATATTCCTGGAAAGCTTTAGACGAGTTAGCGCAGCGACTTTGTCAATTGATGGGTAGTAAGTCTTGTGAGATTGCTTTTGGTTTTAATTATCAAATCGATCAAGTTAGCTTACGCACGCAAGTGCGCGCGCCGCGTTTTTATCCTGTGAAAATTCAAATCAAAAAAGAGCATAATTTGCCTAGCCGCGTCAGTTTGAATTTTTCATTTTTGTATTCGTCTGTTTGCCCCTGCTCACAGCTTTTATCTGAACATGCAGAAACGTTTCGTGGAGTTTCTGCCGTGCCGCATTCGCAGCGTAGTTTGGCTGTAGTCGATCTAACTTTTGCTGCACAACAACTCTTAACAATTGAAGCAGTGCAGTCACTGCTGGTTAGTGCACTGAAGACTGAAGTGCAAACATTGGTAAAACGTGGCGACGAGCAGGCTTTTGCTGAGCTTAATGCTGAGCATCCAAAGTTTGTTGAAGACGCAGTGCGGTTGCTATACGCAGAGCTTCGTAAAGAACCGCGTATTGAGCATGCCCAGATAAAAGTTACGCATTTTGAGTCACTGCATGAGCATGATGCGGTGGCCGAGTTGTCGTATTGA
- a CDS encoding 2-oxo acid dehydrogenase subunit E2 encodes MKTEMVMPQMGESIAEATILKWHKKIGDNVKKDETILEISTDKVDSEIPAPASGVLVELKAIEGQTVAVKSVIAVIDSEGGAAVKATTNGAAKSAPVETKAEAKKEATKLAPAPVVTQPSPTANPAPQVAVTAHEIPRDYGNKFLSPVARNVGAAYGMTPTELASIPGSGVQGRVTKTDVMTYAQFRDMKGGAPSKKSLDLPAAPQLEYGPDGTRREKMDNMRKRIAEHMVRSKATSAHVYSTAEVDVTNIVKWRERVQSQFQAREGFKLTMTPPFLEAAIKALIAYPHVNASVEGDEIVLKKNVNLGCAVALGNTGLIVPVIKNSETLSLTGIASSLNDLAQRARNKKLNPDDTQGGTFTVTNPGVFGNIIGNPIINQPQLAILSIGAVKKRPMVVNDAIAIRDMVYLTLSYDHRVIDGSLGGMFLQYVTKYLEAWEIDRELY; translated from the coding sequence ATGAAGACAGAAATGGTAATGCCCCAGATGGGCGAATCAATCGCCGAAGCTACAATTTTAAAGTGGCACAAAAAAATCGGCGATAATGTCAAAAAAGATGAGACGATCTTAGAGATTTCAACTGACAAAGTTGATTCAGAAATTCCTGCTCCCGCCAGTGGAGTTTTAGTCGAGCTTAAGGCGATAGAAGGCCAAACAGTTGCTGTTAAATCTGTAATCGCAGTGATTGATTCTGAAGGTGGTGCTGCGGTTAAAGCTACAACAAACGGCGCAGCTAAGTCAGCTCCAGTTGAAACTAAAGCCGAAGCCAAGAAAGAAGCTACAAAGCTGGCCCCTGCGCCTGTGGTCACACAACCAAGCCCGACTGCTAACCCAGCGCCACAAGTCGCAGTAACTGCGCATGAAATTCCTCGTGACTACGGCAATAAATTCCTATCTCCGGTTGCACGCAATGTCGGTGCAGCTTATGGCATGACGCCAACAGAATTAGCATCGATTCCAGGATCTGGAGTGCAAGGTCGCGTTACAAAAACTGACGTGATGACTTATGCCCAATTCCGGGACATGAAAGGTGGTGCGCCGTCAAAGAAAAGCCTCGATCTACCTGCGGCTCCACAACTCGAATATGGTCCTGACGGAACCCGCCGTGAGAAAATGGACAATATGCGTAAACGCATTGCCGAGCATATGGTCCGCTCCAAGGCCACGAGTGCGCACGTTTATTCCACTGCTGAAGTCGATGTTACAAACATTGTGAAATGGCGTGAACGCGTGCAGTCACAATTTCAAGCTCGCGAGGGCTTTAAATTAACAATGACTCCGCCGTTTTTGGAAGCCGCAATTAAAGCTCTGATTGCTTATCCACATGTGAATGCTTCAGTCGAAGGCGATGAAATTGTTTTAAAGAAAAATGTTAATTTGGGTTGCGCGGTTGCGCTTGGAAACACAGGCTTGATTGTTCCGGTGATTAAGAACTCAGAGACTTTATCACTCACAGGCATTGCCTCTTCACTGAATGACTTAGCCCAGCGGGCACGAAATAAAAAGTTAAACCCTGACGACACTCAAGGCGGCACATTTACCGTCACTAATCCGGGTGTTTTTGGTAACATTATTGGGAACCCGATCATTAACCAGCCGCAACTTGCGATTTTAAGTATTGGTGCCGTGAAGAAGCGCCCGATGGTAGTGAATGACGCAATTGCAATTCGTGACATGGTTTACTTAACGTTAAGTTACGACCATCGCGTAATTGACGGTTCACTTGGTGGGATGTTCTTACAATATGTGACCAAGTACTTAGAGGCTTGGGAAATCGACCGCGAGTTGTACTAG